The following are encoded in a window of Podospora pseudoanserina strain CBS 124.78 chromosome 6, whole genome shotgun sequence genomic DNA:
- the cdc4 gene encoding myosin II light chain (COG:T; BUSCO:EOG09265591; EggNog:ENOG503P1SU) — protein sequence MASTNYKEAFSLFDKRGNGRVTLDSLGDLLRACGQNPTLAEIQELEKNVGGDFDFETFQRILNRPGGFRDPGEPDEYCRGFQVFDKDMTGFIGVGQLKYILTNLGEKMTEEEVDELLKAVDTSNGQVNYTELVRTILAN from the exons ATG GCTTCGACCAACTACAAGGAGGCTTTCTCTCTGTTCGACAAGCGCGGCAACGGCCGTGTCACCCTCGATAGCTTGGGCGATCTCCTGCGCGCCTGCGGCCAGAACCCAACCCTTGCCGAGATCcaggagctcgagaagaacGTTGGCGGTGATT TCGACTTTGAGACCTTCCAGCGCATTCTGAACCGACCGGGCGGCTTCCGTGACCCTGGCGAGCCCGACGAGTACTGCCGCGGCTTCCAAGTATTCGACAAAGACATGACGGGTTTTATCGGCGTGGGCCAGCTCAAGTACATCCTGACGAACCTGGGCGAGAAgatgaccgaggaggaggtggacgagcTGCTCAAGGCGGTGGACACCAGCAACGGGCAGGTCAACTACACGGAGCTCGTCCGCACCATTCTTGCCAACtag
- a CDS encoding hypothetical protein (EggNog:ENOG503PBV3; COG:U): MTEITPSTGVSLTEKEKAGIERTGSGHASSMEGDVRANRGAADYDFERQKLAEGEAAFHQLGWKRLTVVLIVTAVALGSLSLPAAFASLGMILGVIISVSMGLLAMYCSYVVGQVKVKYPHIAHYTDAGRMMFGKWGYIIMTFMFVLQLTFTTASHVLTGAIMFGNLTNNGACTVVFAVVSGILLFLLAIPPTFSEMAILGYVDFVSIIGAIGLVCLPQGGLDAARGLHCGHQHCVRIQLLTLPVQLHGRDAHSSRLSPRHLLSRHLRDLPLHHHRRPRVRLCWSRCPGPCSPLGWPHHVQGCLWCRPARHLHLWQHQHRCLRPLHPWQMVQGLGYPLRQHPHGLDHLDWCRCRHHNRRLCRCRGHSLLLAPVGHLRCHLPVRLHILLPGHHVVHVHQGGQVDAMEHHAGCAQRGGFRCGHGHSRARHLLGCQGHHNPLRDGCRWYFFRLRSTHLS, from the exons ATGACGGAAATCACTCCAAGCACGGGCGTGAGCCTtaccgagaaggagaaggccggtATCGAAAGAACCGGCTCCGGCCATGCCTCTTCCATGGAGGGTGACGTCCGCGCCAACAGGGGCGCCGCCGACTACGACTTTGAGAGACAGAAGCTGGCAGAGGGTGAGGCCGCTTTCCACCAGCTTGGATGGAAACGCCTGACGGTTGTGCTCATCGTGACTGCCGTCGCCCTGGGCAGTCTCAGTCTTCCGGCCGCCTTCGCATCACTGGGCATGATCCTCGGCGTTATCATTTCTGTCAGCATGGGTCTTTTGGCCATGTACTGCAGTTATGTCGTCGGTcaggtcaaggtcaagtaCCCCCACATCGCCCACTACACCGACGCCGGCAGAATGATGTTTGGCAAGTGGGGGTACATTATCATGACGTTCATGTTCGTCCTGCAgctcaccttcaccaccgcctcccacGTTTTGACGGGAGCTATCATGTTTGGCAACCTGACCAACAATGGCGCCTGCACTGTCGTCTTTGCCGTCGTCTCGGGCATTCTCCTGTTCCTCCTGGCCATCCCGCCCACCTTCTCCGAAATGGCCATTCTTGGATACGTCGATTTCGTCTCCATCATTGGTGCCATCGGT CTGGTCTGCCTACCCCAAGGAGGGCTTGACGCTGCACGAGGGCTTCATTGCGGTCACCAACATTGTGTTCGCATACAGCTACTCACTTTGCCAGTTCAGCTTCATGGACGAGATGCACACTCCAGCCGACTATCCCCGCGCCATCTTCTCTCTCGGCATCTTCGAGATCTTCCTCTacaccatcaccggcgccCTCGTGTTCGCCTTTGTTGGTCACGATGTCCAGGCCCCTGCTCTCCTCTCGGCTGGCCCCACCATGTCCAAGGTTGCCTTTGGTGTCGCCCTGCCCGTCATCTACATCTCTGgcagcatcaacaccgtTGTCTGCGCCCGTTACATCCATGGCAAATGGTTCAAGGACTCGGTTATCCGCTACGTCAACACCCCCATGGGTTGGATCACCTGGATTGGTGTCGATGCCGCCATCACAATCGTCGCCTTTGTCGTTGCCGAGGCCattcccttcttctcgcccCTGTTGGCCATCTGCGCTGCCATCTTCCTGTCCGGCTTCACATTCTACTTCCCGGCCATCATGTGGTTCATGTTCATCAAGGAGGGCAAGTGGACGCCATGGAACATCATGCTGGGTGCGCTCAACGTGGTGGCTTTCGTTGTGGGCATGGTCATTCTCGGGCTCGGCACCTACTCGGCTGTCAAGGACATCACAATCCGCTACGAGACGGGTGCCGTTGGTACTTCTTTCGGCTGCGCTCCACTCACCTGAGCTGA
- a CDS encoding hypothetical protein (EggNog:ENOG503Q6U2; COG:S), translating into MHRQLLPSLSSRLNLAHRPVSRSIRVHSPAYTWFPLHTPTTINCHNCALLITASHSHSRTFFKPRLKTAQFATMSATDMTLRTFFQSPKYAVVGASANQEKYGYKVFKWYLNHNLPVTPINPSGKPIPVDGEDHPVVTSLKEIEKPEETSVSFITPPAVTLASLKEAKELGFPSVFLQPGTFNNEVLAFAKNNFRAVVAGDGGWGGEGWCVLVDGERGLKAVGKL; encoded by the exons ATGCATCGTCAGCTTCTTCCCTCTTTGTCCTCTCGATTGAACCTCGCTCACCGTCCAGTTTCACGATCCATTCGAGTGCATTCTCCAGCTTACACCTGGTTTCCTCTCCACACTCCAACAACTATAAACTGCCATAACTGTGCTCTACTCATAACGGCATCACACTCTCACAGCCGCACTTTCTTCAAACCCCGTCTCAAGACAGCTCAATTCGCAACCATGTCTGCCACCGATATGACACTCAGGACGTTTTTCCAGTCTCCCAAGTATGCCGTCGTGGGAGCTAGTGCCAACCAGGAGAAGTACGGGTACAAAG TCTTCAAATGGTacctcaaccacaacctccccgtcacccccatcaacccctccggcAAGCCCATTCCCGTCGACGGTGAGGACCACCCCGTTGTCACCTCGCTCAAAGAGATCGAGAAGCCAGAGGAGACCTCAGTTTCGTTCATCACCCCCCCTGCTGTTACCCTTGCCAGTTTGAAAGAGGCAAAGGAGCTCGGCTTCCCGAGTGTGTTTTTGCAGCCGGGCACTTTTAACAATGAGGTGCTGGCTTTTGCGAAGAACAACTTTAGGGCCGTGGTtgcgggggatgggggttggggaggggaggggtggtgtgtgcttgttgatggggagagggggttgaaggcTGTGGGGAAGTTGTGA
- the PRD1 gene encoding metalloendopeptidase (MEROPS:MER0003110; COG:O; EggNog:ENOG503NX1E) yields the protein MAKYANPPQDPPLFTGTKDSIVADSKALCDNTRSLLDKLVAEIKPNDAATFESVLRPQIEDENQSSLSARILGFYQYVSADAALRDASTEAEKIMDEFGIEVSMREDVFKLVDAVYKNSGLAESKEKDKDRLITEELAKSTGLESVESARLLEKEHKSYIKNGLGLPEGEKRDRFKEIKKKLSQISIAFQKNLNEENGGLWFTLEELDGVPQDVLDGLEKGTGENEGKLRLSFKYPDLFPTLKFAKNPETRRKVFIANENKCNDNVELFREAIELRDEAARLLGYPDHATFRIEDKMAKTTKTVLDFLNDLKERLGPGGLKEIEHLKELKKKDHEERGLPYDGNYYLWDHRYYDRLMIEKEYSIDENAIAEYFPITSTIEGMLKIFETLFGLVFNQLTPEDRARISPTGKAEDIAWHEDVIIFSVWDDKSEGEGFVGYLYLDLHPRQGKYGHAANFNLQPGFIQANGSRRYPATALVCNFSKPTKEKPSLLKHDEVVTLFHELGHGIHDLVGRTQYARYHGTSTVRDFVEAPSQMLENWCWTPSQLKSLSKHYKTGESIPDDLIEKLISTKHVNDALFNLRQLHFGLFDMTVHTPKSHEELKKLDISKLYNDLRADISKIKGPEEQGEASNWGNGQATFGHLIGGYDAGYYGYLSSQVYSTDMFYTKFKKDPMNGVEGRRYRHTVLAKGGSRDEMVSLEEFLGRKPSSEAFYKELGLEG from the exons ATGGCCAAATAcgccaaccctccccagGACCCCCCGCTGTTCACCGGCACCAAGGACTCCATCGTCGCCGACTCCAAGGCTCTCTGCGACAACACACGCTCCCTGCTCGACAAGCTCGTTGCTGAGATCAAGCCGAACGACGCTGCCACCTTCGAGTCCGTCCTCCGCCCCCAGATCGAAGACGAGAACCAGAGCTCGCTATCGGCTCGCATCCTTGGCTTCTACCAGTATGTCAGCGCTGATGCCGCCCTGCGCGATGCCAGcaccgaggccgagaagattATGGACGAGTTCGGCATCGAGGTCAGCATGCGTGAGGACGTCTTCAAGCTTGTCGATGCCGTCTACAAGAACAGCGGGCTTGCTGAGAGCAAGGAAAAGGACAAGGACCGTCTGATCACCGAAGAGCTGGCCAAGAGCACCGGTCTGGAGAGCGTTGAGAGCGCCAGACTGTTGGAGAAGGAACACAAGAGCTACATCAAGAATGGCCTCGGTCTTCCCGAGGGTGAGAAGAGGGACCGCttcaaggagatcaagaagaagcttaGCCAAATCAGCATTGCCTTCCAGAAGAACCTCAACGAGGAGAATGGCGGCCTCTGGTTCACCCTAGAGGAGCTCGATGGCGTTCCGCAGGATGTCTTGGACGGCCTGGAGAAGGGCACCGGCGAGAACGAAGGCAAGCTACGTCTCTCCTTCAAGTACCCCgacctcttccccaccctcaaGTTTGCCAAGAACCCCGAAACTCGCCGCAAGGTGTTCATCGCGAACGAAAACAAGTGCAACGACAATGTAGAGCTGTTCCGTGAGGCTATCGAGCTTCGTGACGAGGCCGCTCGTCTGCTCGGTTACCCTGACCACGCCACCTTCCGCATTGAGGACAAGATGGCCAAGACGACCAAGACTGTTCTTGACTTCTTGAACGATCTCAAGGAGCGTCTCGGCCCCGGTGGTCTCAAGGAAATCGAACACCtcaaggagctgaagaagaaggaccaCGAGGAGCGCGGTCTTCCGTACGATGGCAACTACTATCTCTGGGATCACCGTTACTACGACCGCCTGATGATTGAGAAGGAGTACAGCATTGATGAGAATGCGATTGCTGAGTACTTCCCaatcacctccaccatcgaGGGCATGCTCAAGATCTTTGAGACGCTCTTTGGCCTCGTTTTCAACCAGTTGACTCCCGAGGACCGCGCGCGTATCTCGCCTACCGGGAAGGCTGAGGATATCGCGTGGCATGAGGATGTTATCATCTTTAGCGTATGGGACGACAAGTCGGAGGGTGAAGGGTTCGTCGGGTACCTGTACCTGGATCTCCATCCCCGTCAAGGCAAGTATGGCCACGCCGCCAACTTCAACCTGCAGCCTGGCTTCATCCAGGCCAACGGTTCAAGACGCtaccccgccaccgccttgGTATGCAACTTCTCCAAGCCCACCAAGGAGAAGCCTTCTCTCCTCAAGCACGACGAGGTTGTCACCCTCTTCCACGAGCTGGGTCACGGTATCCATGACCTTGTCGGCCGCACTCAGTATGCTCGCTACCATGGCACTTCCACGGTTCGAGACTTTGTGGAAGCCCCCAGTCAGATGCTGGAGAACTGGTGCTGGACCCCCAGTCAGCTCAAGAGCCTGAGCAAACACTACAAGACGGGCGAGTCGATTCCCGACGATCTTATCGAGAAGCTCATCTCGACCAAGCACGTCAACGATGCTCTCTTCAACCTGAGACAGCTGCACTTTGGCCTGTTCGACATGACAGTTCACACACCCAAGTCGcacgaggagctcaagaagctggacATCAGCAAACTGTACAATGACCTCCGGGCCGACATTTCCAAGATCAAGGGGCCCGAGGAGCAGGGTGAGGCCAg CAACTGGGGTAATGGCCAGGCGACGTTTGGGCACTTGATTGGGGGTTATGATGCGGGCTATTATGGTTATTTGAGCTCGCAGGTGTATTCGACTGACATGTTTTATaccaagttcaagaaggaCCCGATGAacggggtggaggggaggaggtacAGGCATACGGTGCTGGCTAAGGGAGGGTCCAGGGATGAGATGGTTTCGTTGGAGGAGTTTCTTGGGCGGAAGCCGAGTTCGGAGGCTTTTTAcaaggagttggggttggagggttga